AATTTCACCACAGCTACAATATATACAGACACAGAGCAGCCTAAAAGTGAAacataagattaaaaaaaaaaaaaaaaccaaccaacagaaaaagacaagaagagACTCAACAACACAGgtacccaccacagcccgtcacctCAGTAAGGCACAGCTTCCCCCTTCCCGCCCAGCCTTTTATACtcccgcggggggggggggggggggggggggggggcggggcctcCGCCCTCACTCGTGCCCTTCTTCAACATGGCGGACACAGCACGTGCCGGCCGTGAGCATGCGCTCGCCGGCAGGCTTTAAAAACGCGAGGGACAGGTCTGCTTCAGTCCGGTTGGCTCTTTTTGCTGTTATATTTCATTGTTTCTGTAGGCTGAAGCGGAGCTGtaaggggaaaaggagggaggtgggggggggggtgtgtgtgcaggtggcccagccccactgctgcctgccccagagTGTGTTGGGGGTGCTGAGGTGGGGCCCCCTgggctcccctcccccacccagGGGTCCTCTCGGCCCTTCTGGGGGCTCAGCTCACCCCCCGGTTCTGGGCTGGTGGCTCTggggtgcctgctgctgctgggccctTCCTAGGCTGTGTCTGAGGCAGGTGCTAAAGCAAAGGGCTGGGCCTGTGGTGGGGGAGGGCTGTGTCCCACATGGAGTTCGGGTGTCCTGATTTTTTTGGCTGCTGTTGTTGGAAAGAAATGCTAAATGCCCCTGTGAAGATTAGGAGGGTGTTCTGCAACTTGTggtttttctcttcagtgtgtGATAGCCCTTTTCGTTAAACTGTCTGTGTGAGGTATTCCGATTCTTCCTCAGGGCCTGCAGGTTTCTGCATCCTCATACTGATCTTAAAGCCTTAAAACTTTTAAGAGGCCAAACTTACCTTTTCCctgggcttttctttttgcagaatgGGTTATGTGGCTGCTGACTTGCTGACCTCGGTGGCAATTGCAATCCCAAAAGCAGCCAAGAGCACTGAAGAGCTGAGCGGTGTGGCCATAAGCGCTGATGATGAATGATCAGAAAGGTCCTGTGTGGCTCTGGCTGCCTTTTGTTGTagaagcagctctgcccaggtCTCCCCTACCTAAAAAGAGGGGACGATGGAACTTTGCTCCGCTATCGTGTAGTATCTACTGCTAAGGTATCTTACTAGTGTAACAGGGTGCTCTTAAGGGTCTGGTAAGGCTAAAGAATCTCTACTAGCATGAAGAAGTAGTGCCTTTCTTCAGACTAGAGGTGGGGATCTGCTTCAGACATTTCCTTGTCCTCAAAGCCCCATGTGTGCAGCTATTAGCAGGAAAACATCTACAGGACAGGGGCTCGGTCTTGCTGCAGCGGGTCTGTTTGTCTGCAAGCACTGTAAAGCACTGTACTCTACTTCCTTGCCTGCAGCCGTAGGACACCTGTGAAGTCAGTGGCTTTCATCACCATTAGGACAATTCATCTGGCTGCTGTAGACAGTGACATCATGTCATGTGCCTGGGTGAGATACTTGTCATATGAGGAGGGGAAGGGTTTCTTTAATGGTAAACATAGCATAGTCTGGAAACTTACACATCATATTCCCAttataaagtgaaaaaaaaaaagtatattggGGCACATTCTGGGAGCTGCCAAAGtcagaaatactgatttataaTGCAAGGTCTAGGATGGATCATTAatcccttccccttttttttttctttcctaattaCAATAAAGGTTGTCAGTGAAATCAGCGGCCCAAGTGTTGATCATGTCAGCTCTGTTAAAATCAGTCTTTTGGAAGGAGGGCAGGCAGATAGGAGCATGCTCTCTGAGACCAGTGACAGCCTTTCCTGGTGAGGAGGCAGCGGGGGATTTGTGATATAACACATGAGCTGGCTAAGAGGTAGGCAAGGTGCACGGGTTGAGCACAGCACACATTGCCAAGCTCAGAGAAACAGCATTTCCCGCAGCATGGGCAAGTTCAGACCCCTGTCAACAGCCACACCTTTACTCATGCTCCTGTTTCAGTGCACTAAGCTGGGGAGGTGCCAAGGAAACTCCTTGATTAATCACTTTCAGACacagataaacaaaaaaatgttcagcTTCCATGAAAGTGAAAGACAAACTGATTTTTGCTGAGATTAGACTCTTACACAAGATTTCAGcccaaaataaaactgttatcTTGGATTTCtacagcaatttctttcttcCGCTGCCCCAGTccttaactttttttctcctgctgtcacTGTAGGGAAAGCCCAGTTTCCCTGTTTTGGACCCTGCAGCACAATAGCTTGCTTCCTCTTattcacagaagcagcaaggcaATGAGGCTAGGCTGATATGTGCTATACATAGGCTATAGGCAAGGTTGATGAATCTTTGGTTGGTGTTGAGATGGTCTTGCTAATTTCAATGCGAAGCTGAAGCCAGAATTTGCACCCTTTTGTTCCAGGATGTGTGACAGAGGATACAGTTTAGGCTAATCCCTGCTCACCTTGAGAGAGAGGAAACAGACTCCTAACATTTCCTATTCTGGAAATCTCACAGGTGCTTTGCTCTTCTGTTCAAGCCATGAGCCCTCTCCAGCTCAACATCTTGCAGTCACTAACTTTTTTTCAAGTGTCTTTTGCATCAGCAGCTTCAGAGTTCAAAATTCTTCCTGGTCCGGCACAGTTTGTCCGTGCCAGGGACCTTCCAACTGTCACGGGGCTTTTAGATCAGTGTTGGGCACTGCACAAGTATAGTTGGGTTAGGAAATTTTGGGAGGTGACTCAGCACATAGCTTGGATGAGTTCAACACCTCCTGACCTCTGCCTCTTGCCCTGAACACCCTGCCTAGCTAAAAGGTTCCTCATCCAGGGCGATGCATTTTGAGTAGCCAGATATTACTGTCTGAGGGGAATGAATTTGTATTATACGTGGCTGAGTGAAAAAACATTGAGGacatggcttttccttttttctcagtCACAGGAGATGATATTTCTGGACATCCAGCGGTCTGCATGGGAAGCAATGCACCTGCAGCTCACAGCCAGTTAAATCCCACAAAGCACAACAGTACCGGCTCATCCGCTGCATGTTTCATGCATTTGTTGAGGTATGTGTTAGTGCTTGAAGTCTGACAAACTTCACATCTGATTCAGAGTGGTGAGGTGATTCATTGTCCCACAGAAATGAATTCCTCAAAGCCATTTCTCTTGAAATGACTTGCACATCAGAAGCCGTACGTGGGTTAGGAACACCACTGGATTCTCAGAGCAGTGCAGCCCTGAGGTCACAGTTTTGTCATTGCAGAAgatctgtgaaagaaaaacGTTTTGGTTTGGCATCAGCTCAACACTAAAATATGCCACACTGGGGAGTCAAGATAACCTCTTGGCATCTGTCAGCCTGTTCCCTGCTGTGTCCTGACTAGGCTGCTAGGTCGGCTTCTGGTTCATTTTAATACCACAGGAGGAAAAGCCTATTTTGGGTGTTGCCCTGTTTTGTCAGGTTGTGAATGCACGTGTAttcctttgtttcatttaaCTACCCAAAGTGGTGCTTCAGACTGGCCCACCCTGGATGGTCAGTTTGCTCAAAGCCAGATTTGGCTTTGTCCCCAAAGCTGGCATGAAGAACGAGAGAGAAACCAGCAGGGTCCCTCTGCTAGCAGCTGTTTCTGACCCGGTGATGGAGACACAGCACACGCCAAAGATCATGAAGGCATTTGGCCTAGTAAAACAACAGACCTGAAACTCAGggcatcacagaatcacagactgatcagggttggaaggggcctctgcACATCagctagtccaaccccctgctggaacaggttcacctagagcaggtgGCACAGAATCCTGTCCAGGTGGATttggaatgtctccagagaagactctacaacctctctgggtGGCCTGTTCCAGTACATCATCACCCTCAAGgcaaagaagtttttcctcctattcagatggaacttcttgtgttgcaggGAACTACTGAAAAAAGTCTGGCCTCAccctcttgacacttgcccttagGGTATTTGTAGACCTTGATAAGATCCCCTTTccatcttctccaggctgaacaggcccaggggtctcagcctttcctcataagggagagGCTTCAGCCCCCTGATCACACAGGGTTGCACACTATCTGTGTCCCATCCTGGTGCAGGGCAGAGAGGGGCCAAGAAGCAGCTTCTGCATTTCCACAGCAGGGTGTCTCAACTACTGTTTATGCCACCTGGGTCACTCTAATTCAGATCGCCTGGATTTCTTCTAGATTACAAGCCCCACTGTTGAGGTCTGGGTACCTCTCTCCGACGCAAAGCCCACCAAGGGCTGTATAAACAGgtttgcagttttgtttctgttggttgtttttttttttcactccttaCTCATTTTGAAGGACACCAAGGACAATCCGTGGGTTTGAAAGACAGGGTGAGATGGCAGTATGTGCTCATGATGGAGTAAGCAGGTAGAGACTTGGCTTCCCTCTACTTTCCCCCTATAAACACTATTTACTTCTTGGTGCTGCAAGACTGGGTAAGAAGTTAAAACAAATGGATTTACAAACTATCTCAGTAATACAGAGATGCAATTAAGAGTAAAACATGGCCTGTTCcgtgggtttggtttgtggtttgaGTAATTCAGTTGTCCAGCTGTGTTTGGAAAGCAGTGCAATGATGTGTCACAACTCTAGctccctgcccttgctgctgaCTTAGGGGAGGAGGGCTTGAACCCAAGGCTTGAAGCAGTGGCAATGTTGTTGCTTCTGCAAGGCTGGTTCTATTTTTCTGCCCTTCTCCCAGAGTTAAGCATCAAAGTTTTCTTCAATCTCAAAGAGCATCCTTTGTGTGGCTCCCCAGAGGGTTTCAAACGCCACATCCCTCTTGCACCCAATAAATAGCGCAGAGCAGCTTCTGGAATTAACTCTTCTCGTTACAGTTAATTTGTAGGGTTCCTTAGGCTAGAGAGTAGAcggaaaataatttccagtgcATTTGTTCTCTTGACTAGGCATGGAATATATTTATTCCTCTTTTCTTGagtcttcagtttttcttttctctttttcctttgcagttctGTGGTGGGATCTGCAATGCTCGTGGAATCACAGGACCCAGCTTTCGGTACTGCTTTCCCCCGTAGCACTTTCTCAGTGTCTCACCTAGCTGCAAGGCCGAGAAGGCTTTGCATTTCTGGATGAATAATCAATAGATTACTGTGTttgtcagactttttttttccccctctttacTAATTTATTGACCTGTTACTCTACTGAAACCTCAGCCATTTAGGAGTTAGATTAAGCCACAAGTTGTTACCTGGACTCCCTGTTTTTAGCCTTTTGTAAGCAAACTCAAACCTTGAAATTGTGAAACTAGGAGAACAACGTGGCTTATGATTTCTTTAATAATCCAGTCACCTTCTCCAACTTCTCCACTCCCTGGCTTGAGCTTTGGTAACCTGTTACAAATGGGGCAAGACAGTTTTGAGCAGCACCTTTCAACACTCTTGTGTACCACGGAATATTTGCCGATTCCCACCTCCCAAGATGGTGGAAAATTAGGCTGGGACCCCAGGGTACCATTAAAGCAGTCCACCAGCTTGGGGAAGCAGCTTTTCTCTCTGGAGGGCTCCCTGCTGAGGCCCTGCTGACCTCCCCTGGGCTGCTTCGTGACACTGATGGCCCTCCATGGTGCCTGGGGCTTTTACCCAGCAGCTTAGTGCACACCTTAAAAACATACTGCAAtgtaatgattttattttaatgagtgGCCTTAGGTATTAAGACATCACGTCATCTGCTTCTGCCCACTGCTATTGTTTCATTGTGCGTTTGGCTTAGAGATCTATGTCCAACAGATATAAGACAGCAAGAGCGTGGTCAGAAACAGAAGCAGGTTGGAAACAGCcacagctgtagaaaaaaacctccaaacctgTTCTGAGCAGCTGCTTTCGTGTGGCCTGAGTGCTTGTTGTTAGCAGAGGTGATGAAGATAAATGGGAACGAGGGAAGACCTTTCTCTGTACTTTTTAGAGGCTGCAGTTTCTTGATAATATATGAACTTGGAGTGTCAGTTGCTTTGCAGAATTTGTCACCAGACATACTGAAATCTGCATCCAGGATCTATGGGGCATCTTCAGGATCGATTATAGCTACACTTGTGTTGTGTGACTGTGATCTAGGTAAGGGCTGTGCACTTTCATTTATTCTGTGTCTAAAGAGATTGAATGTCTGGAAATTTTGGAGTTGCAAAAGgtaattctttttatttgtcattAATCAGTGGTTAATTCCTCCGAATTTTACTTTATTGACCTCTTTAGGAGTGGAAAACATGGGTAAATTAACGAGCACAGAGAAAATAGACTAGATATAGTTATTAAATAAGTCATTGCATCttattaatttgaattaattcTAAGTGTATCTAACATAAGACACAGAAGTGCCCTCCCTAATAAGGCATTTGGGGTTGTTGATTCCCAAAATGCAGAGGAGAAAGGGGGCAGAGATGCAGAACCAACAAGAGGAAACTATGCAAAGGCTTCCTGTCAATTTCCTCCCATATCTCCAAAAATTTTTAAGATGAAGATGGAGAGacatggggaaagaaaacaaaatacttctgcttCCTGCAGTATTGAAGGTCCTTGGAAAATCTGGGTCCTCTCATGAGACCTTCAGTCCTAATGAAAATAATGGCTCTTTATGAGCATTTACCAGCATGGTAAAATGCTCCTTTACTAGGTGGAAGTGCAGCCCAGAAAGTGTGTAAGTAATAATATAAGGGATGTGGAATGATCACTTCGCTTTGCTTTAGAGGAGATTAAGCTGTTCTTCTTCAACACGGTGGAAATCTCTTCACTGGGGCACTTTCCTGGAGGAAAAGTCCTTAAAATCTTAAGGGATAGCTTAAACAAATACCTGCCTACGAATGCCCACGAGCTGGTATCTGGAAAGCTGCATGTTATCGTCACCCGTGTGCACGACTGGAGAAGCGTGGCCATTTCAGAGTTTGCCTCAAAGGAGGACCTCATTCAGGTgagagcagccacagccaccccGCGAGGGTAAGAGCGGTGTGGGATTTACTGCCTATCCATGCCATGATTTCTGTCTTTGTCACCCTCTGAAGCCAGAGTGGCAAGCAGACAGGGTCACAAGCTGAAACTAATAAGAAAATCAGCCCTTCTGATTGCTGGCTGAATTATCTAATGGGCCTGAGTACGCATGGAGAAAAACGAGGCATTTCACAGGTTGCCTTCTTACTtctccagccctggctgtggatGTCAGGCATGGTCTGGTCCACCATACTCAGTGGTGCCCAATAGCCCAGCCGCGGGTCCCCATTCTGGCATTCAGATGAGCCACCATTCCCAAAGACAACAGGTTTTCTTGGCTCTTTGCTCACCTCCGTGCTTCGCATCTCACCCACAGGCCATAACGTGCAGCTGCTTCATTCCtctgtattttggatttttccCTCCTACGTACCATGGGGTGGTGAGTAGCCTTGTGGTCTGGAGATCCTATCCTGGCTCGCGCCAAGGGCCCATCTAGCCTGAGCCCTTTCTCCAGTGGTGGCATTAAGCATGTTTATAGCTGTGTTTGCCACCACAGTCACTTGGTGCTGTGATCACACAGCATCTGCAGTATGAAGAACTGAAGCCAGGTGCCCCGCAATTTGACCTCACTGCAGACAGAACTGACCTTCTTACAAAAGTGTCCATCCTCACCCTGGCCGCCGGGATTAGTTCAACTCctttctgttgcattttccTCCAGTTTCATTGAAGAGTAATTTTTTGGCTGGAAGGGAGGAGGCGGTGGGTGTAGACCTGGAGCACATgggacagcaggcagggctgttcCCCAGCAGGAGATCTGTGTAGCCGCAGTAACTCAGTCTGGTTTGGGCCTGGGTGGGGAAGAAACCCCTAATGCATGCATATGTGGTGCAGCACTCTCCTCTCTGAAAAGAGGAAGGCTCAGCGTTCCTTGTTTTCCCTCCTAGCGTTATGTTGATGGGGAACTCGGCATGTGGCGAGCCAACTTCACGTCCCGGACCACAATCACCGTGTCTGCTTTTGCCGGCGAATACGACATCTGTCCCAAAGATAGCCCAGCTGCCTTCTTCAATTTCCAACTCTCTGACTGTATTTTACAGATATCAAAAATAAACATCTGCCGCTTGCAGTatatttttcagcttcccaCATATCAGGTGAGCTGCTTCTACAGGTACCCAGAGCCATGAGACCCCTCCCTATAGCTGGCCCATCTGCCCTGACCACCACCTCCCCCCTGCAGGTTCTGGACCAGTTTTATATCCACGGCTACCAGGACACAGTCTCCTTCTTAAAAAGACTGAGTAAGTGATTGGGAGTGAGGAGCAGGTAGGTCAGGTGCTTCTCTTACAACATTGATTTGCTGATAGAAGGTAAGAGATGCTGCCAGTGCACCTAGAGTGACCAGGGCAGAGAGatccctgcatccctggcaTTGCCAGGATTACTAGAGTCCCACCTTCTCTGTGGCCTCTCCTAGAGCTCCCTGGTCACCCCTTCCCCCCAGTGATGTCAGCTCCCCTCTTCTCTGCCACACTGGGCGTGGTAGAGCTTCCCATGGAACACAGGTCCCCAGGACCTGGACAGGAGAAGCATAGGCTCAGGCGCCATGTGTGGTGTTAGACTGATAACCCACTGATGCACAAAGCAATGATGTTTGGTGATCGCCGACCCAGAAACCCAACTCGGATTAGCCATGCACTGTGGTTATCAGCACCCCTATTTTCCAGTTATTTCACGCCTCACACTGCTGGAGACCTGGTAGTTGAGCAGCAAGAAGTGAGAACTGGATTCTCTTCCCACCAGGTGACTTTGGCGTAAATTACCTTGATGAGGACTTTATGCTTTCATTGGGCAATGAATCATGTCAGAAAGGTGAAAGGACCCTGCGCTGGAAGCCAGAAACAAGACTACTTTGCTCCAGAGCCACAGACCTTGAGGATGTCACTGAAGAGAATCCAGGGACCATCCGGGCAGCAGATGAAGTGGAAGAGGAAGTCCCACACCACCTTCTCCACCGTCAGAAAGGTAGAGGACCAGCACTTCCTTTACCCCATCACTTTTCATGAGCTAAGTGACGCTTGCTCAGGGCTCTCGCTGCCAAAAGAggctgtgtgggttttttgcaggCTCCAGTAGAACATCAGGACTGGGAGAAAGTCCCCTCTTGGGTCAGTGGTTATTAGCGAGGCCTCATGCTGAACTTGTGGGTGAGGGATGAGGACTTAGGCTGTGGCCAGGTCAGAAGGACTCTTTAGAGAAGGAGCTCTTTCTGTGAAGCAAGCCATTTCCTCACCTTGCCAGGTAATAACGGGTTCTGTTCACACATCATTTCATTAAAGGTGGGGGAAGGAGCTGTGTCTCAATGGTTTGTGTCTCAACTTTGCTGTGCCAGACAAATCAAAATTTCTACTAAGTAACTCTGGTGTGCAGACGTGTAAATACTTAAGCTGAGAAAAGCTTATTAGAGCTGCAGGTAAACCTCTAGCAGTATCATTTCTAAGCAACATAAGGCAGGTTTACATCTAAAAATGATAGTTTTCTGCAATGCTATGCAAAATAACGCCCTCTCCCATTTCACTTTTGACATGGGAAGCTGGAGAACCCTCAGTGTTTCAGATTCCAGTTTGTCTTATTGTTACTAGCAGAATATGAAGAACCACATGCCGGAGTGCaacatttctttcaattttattatttattttcttt
The window above is part of the Falco biarmicus isolate bFalBia1 chromosome 16, bFalBia1.pri, whole genome shotgun sequence genome. Proteins encoded here:
- the LOC130159797 gene encoding omega-hydroxyceramide transacylase-like isoform X1, whose protein sequence is MCLVTGDDISGHPAVCMGSNAPAAHSQLNPTKHNSTGSSAACFMHLLSSVVGSAMLVESQDPAFVALQNLSPDILKSASRIYGASSGSIIATLVLCDCDLEEIKLFFFNTVEISSLGHFPGGKVLKILRDSLNKYLPTNAHELVSGKLHVIVTRVHDWRSVAISEFASKEDLIQAITCSCFIPLYFGFFPPTYHGVRYVDGELGMWRANFTSRTTITVSAFAGEYDICPKDSPAAFFNFQLSDCILQISKINICRLQYIFQLPTYQVLDQFYIHGYQDTVSFLKRLSDFGVNYLDEDFMLSLGNESCQKGERTLRWKPETRLLCSRATDLEDVTEENPGTIRAADEVEEEVPHHLLHRQKGPCQLQKSISDPAAPFDPSSFFKEKKSIWQPSLQTDTKLH
- the LOC130159797 gene encoding omega-hydroxyceramide transacylase-like isoform X5, with translation MCLVTGDDISGHPAVCMGSNAPAAHSQLNPTKHNSTGSSAACFMHLLSSVVGSAMLVESQDPAFEEIKLFFFNTVEISSLGHFPGGKVLKILRDSLNKYLPTNAHELVSGKLHVIVTRVHDWRSVAISEFASKEDLIQAITCSCFIPLYFGFFPPTYHGVRYVDGELGMWRANFTSRTTITVSAFAGEYDICPKDSPAAFFNFQLSDCILQISKINICRLQYIFQLPTYQVLDQFYIHGYQDTVSFLKRLSDFGVNYLDEDFMLSLGNESCQKGERTLRWKPETRLLCSRATDLEDVTEENPGTIRAADEVEEEVPHHLLHRQKGPCQLQKSISDPAAPFDPSSFFKEKKSIWQPSLQTDTKLH
- the LOC130159797 gene encoding omega-hydroxyceramide transacylase-like isoform X2, which translates into the protein MGSNAPAAHSQLNPTKHNSTGSSAACFMHLLSSVVGSAMLVESQDPAFVALQNLSPDILKSASRIYGASSGSIIATLVLCDCDLEEIKLFFFNTVEISSLGHFPGGKVLKILRDSLNKYLPTNAHELVSGKLHVIVTRVHDWRSVAISEFASKEDLIQAITCSCFIPLYFGFFPPTYHGVRYVDGELGMWRANFTSRTTITVSAFAGEYDICPKDSPAAFFNFQLSDCILQISKINICRLQYIFQLPTYQVLDQFYIHGYQDTVSFLKRLSDFGVNYLDEDFMLSLGNESCQKGERTLRWKPETRLLCSRATDLEDVTEENPGTIRAADEVEEEVPHHLLHRQKGPCQLQKSISDPAAPFDPSSFFKEKKSIWQPSLQTDTKLH
- the LOC130159797 gene encoding omega-hydroxyceramide transacylase-like isoform X3; translation: MFHAFVEITSPTVEVWVPLSDAKPTKGCINSSVVGSAMLVESQDPAFVALQNLSPDILKSASRIYGASSGSIIATLVLCDCDLEEIKLFFFNTVEISSLGHFPGGKVLKILRDSLNKYLPTNAHELVSGKLHVIVTRVHDWRSVAISEFASKEDLIQAITCSCFIPLYFGFFPPTYHGVRYVDGELGMWRANFTSRTTITVSAFAGEYDICPKDSPAAFFNFQLSDCILQISKINICRLQYIFQLPTYQVLDQFYIHGYQDTVSFLKRLSDFGVNYLDEDFMLSLGNESCQKGERTLRWKPETRLLCSRATDLEDVTEENPGTIRAADEVEEEVPHHLLHRQKGPCQLQKSISDPAAPFDPSSFFKEKKSIWQPSLQTDTKLH
- the LOC130159797 gene encoding omega-hydroxyceramide transacylase-like isoform X4, encoding MKINGNEGRPFSVLFRGCSFLIIYELGVSVALQNLSPDILKSASRIYGASSGSIIATLVLCDCDLEEIKLFFFNTVEISSLGHFPGGKVLKILRDSLNKYLPTNAHELVSGKLHVIVTRVHDWRSVAISEFASKEDLIQAITCSCFIPLYFGFFPPTYHGVRYVDGELGMWRANFTSRTTITVSAFAGEYDICPKDSPAAFFNFQLSDCILQISKINICRLQYIFQLPTYQVLDQFYIHGYQDTVSFLKRLSDFGVNYLDEDFMLSLGNESCQKGERTLRWKPETRLLCSRATDLEDVTEENPGTIRAADEVEEEVPHHLLHRQKGPCQLQKSISDPAAPFDPSSFFKEKKSIWQPSLQTDTKLH